GGCGGCccgggggcgcggggggcgggcggcggcgtAACCCCTGCCTCTCGTGCCAGCCATGTACTCGGTGCAGATCACGGTGGAGAAGGACAAGGTGACCGGGGAGACCCGGGTGCTGTCCAGCACCACCTCGCTCCCCCGGGAGCCGCTCCCCCAGGGCATCAAGGTGTACGAGGACGAGACCAAAGGTACgcgcccccccgccccaccccagaccccttCTTCGGCCCGAGCCTGACCCCGTCCCATGGGGACGCCACCCCGTCCTCCTTTCCTCCAAGGAACCTGCCTTGAAGCTTGGCCGATCCCGGGTGGGATTCCCAGCCGGCCGGCCCGTCAGTCCCAGTCTCTGGGACGCTTGTGATAAAGGCTCCAAAACCCCACAGATGCAGACGGGGTGTGAGAGGGTTTagcagggcggggagggggccgggCGCAGGACCCATGATGCACAGCGAGGTGGGGAGACAGGGCACCTGGCAGAGGCcgcagcacgtgcaaaggccctgaggtgggggcgTTTGCTGGGCTGGAGGAACTGAGAGGAGCCGGTGGGGCCGgtgaggaggggcgggaggcggCTGGCAAAGGCTTGGGATGGGTGAGCCGGGACGTGGTGATGAGGTCCCATTCGGTTTTTAGGGTTCCCGGTGGTGGCCGGGAGGGGAACAGGCCATGGGGACACCCACAGGGAGCTGGGAGCCCGGGATTTCAGTCTCTGTCTTTCTTGATATGATTCAACcataaattcactttttttttttaactgtggaaAACTTTTATTTCGATGATGCAACGTGTCAGCGTTGAGGGGCCAGTTTCATAAACATGTTGGCGTTTAAATTTATCCGCTTTCGGCCTGACTTGTGGGACGGGGTATGAGTGACCCCGGGGAGGGGGAGATTCTAGGCGGTGTTTGCGGTGATGCTAGAAAAGGAAAGCAAACCCGCTCTGGGAAACTAAATGTGTCTTAAGAAGACATTATAGGACACGCTCAGGATCAAGGCGGCTTCTTTGTGGCGCGGAGCTCAGAGCCCGTCCCCCCGAGTCAGGTGCTAAATCCGAGAGCTCGGCTCTAGCGCCCGTTAGCGGGTCCACGAATGCCGCCCTTACAAGAACCCGGGACACGGGGTGGAAGGATCCAGAACACCGTGCAAGGCAGCGTCCGCTGCAGTGGGTTTTGGAATATTCACCGTGTTGTGCACCCTCGCTGTCTGGTTCCGGAACATTCCATCCCCCCAAAAAGCAGCTCTGTCCCCATCagcatcccccccaccccctccccagcccctggcccccacgagcccgctctctgtctgtggatcagcctgttctggacgtttcccgTCAATGGGGTcacacgccgtgtgtccttctgtgtctgtttctctccctGAGCGTCGTGGGTGCAGGTCCGTCCACGTTCCTACTTTATGGCCGAATGAGGTTCCATTGTTGGGATGGACCACGTTGGGTTTGTCCGTCCTCAGCTGATGGGCGTTTGGGTTTTTCCCGCCTTTTGGTTTTCTAATGCCTTTCGAGGTTTTGGGGCCAGACGTCTGGGGACGACCcccaggagtggaactgctgggtcaggCGGTGACTCCGTTCCACCTTCTGAGGACCTGCTGGGTGTTTCCCGCCGGCCGCGTGCGagggttcccgtctctccacatcctggaCGCGTGTCCTGGTCCGTTTTATCCCCGTTGACGTGATGGGGGGTGGCCAGTGGGTTCGGGTCCCAGAGCCTCGTGTTCTCAGAGGACGTCGCGGCGTCCGGGGTGCTCTTAAAGGAGCCGCATCACTCAGCTCTGCCGCCGTCGGGGGCGTAGGCCCTGCCGCCTCCGGCTCTCGCCAGCTGCGTGGTCCCGGGCGGCCGCTCTGTCCAGCCCGGCCCGGCCCCTGGGGATTCGGGACCCGCTGGACCGGACTCCGGTTGCCTGGCAACGGGAAGGTGATCCGTTTCCATGGCAGCCGAGGGCTCGGATTCCTGTGGGACGTCCTCCGCTTGACGCCGTGTGACCCGGGTGCTCCCCGTCCCCGGGCCTCCAGCCCAAAGGCACCGCCAGGCCCAGGGCGGGTGGACGCCGCCTCCCTGGGGGTTTGGAAACTGAGAGTAGAAAAAGCACTTTCCTTCTGGCCGGAAGCCAGGAACCCGGCCCTGACCTTTGGCCTGAGAGGCGGCGCGTCCCAGGGGCGCCCGGGCGTCCCTCCCCCTGGCAGCCGGGGGCCGGGTGTCTAGGAGGCGTTTGCCGGGCTCTTATCTGGGGCACCCGACGGTGGCCGGGCTCCTCCTCCTTAGAGACGGCCACACAGCCCGGAAAATCAGAGACATGAGCGCGAATGTTGGCGAGATTTGGAAAATGCGTTTGGCAACGTGGATGCACGTATGAAACTCTGGCCGGTGGAGAAGGGCGTTCTTTTCAAACGGGCCGAGCGTTTTCGGGAGGTGACGTAGTCCCGGGCCGCGCAGGCCGCTCCAAGGACTGTTGCAGAGTTTCTATCTTAGGCTGTGGGTTCTCGGGTTGCAGCTCCCCCCAACTCCCCGAAATTTAAAAATGCCCTTCAAAATAAATGCTGGCTTCAAGAGGCAGTCGGTCAAGGTGGAAACGGTAAACTGTTTACACTCGAAAGAGAACGACCCGGTGGGATCCAGGGGATGCAGCCAAAGCAGGGCTCTGAGGAAAATGTATAGCCTTCAGGGCATTTACTAGAAAACGAAAAATATTGAGTGAAGGAACTAAACTTTAATTCAAAAATCAACCCCATAAACCCAAAAAAGGAAGGAATCTGGACGCCCACAACTCCTCAGGCCTAGCCTGGGAGAAGGAGCGGGgtccagctgtgtgactgtgggctggttgcttccttctctgagcttcatcaTCCTCGCGGTGGCCGAAAATGGACCTACCCGCACGGTTATCTGACTGGAGTCAGTCACGTGGGGAATGTGGAAAACCCTCAAAATGCAGGATGGTAAAACGCCAGCTCCTTGGGTGACGCTCCGTCTTGGTTTCTAACAAATGCTTTGGGGTCTGTGAATTTTCCTCCGTGCCCCAGTTTGGCTGCATCCACGGGTCCCGACTTGATCGTCCGTCGGTTCTGAATGCGTAATTTAATTTCCTCGATACCCCGCAGGGGGGCTCGCGGCCTTGCCCGGCCACCCTCCCGTCCGGGAACCAGCTCAcaccccctctctctctctctctctctctctcccccaccgcCCGCCTCCGCCAGTGGTCCACGCCGTGGACGGCACTGCCATGAACGGGATCCACCCGCTGAGCTCCTCCGAGGTGGACGAACTCATCCACAAGGCGGACGAGGTCACGCTGAGCGAGGCGGGGTCTGCGGCCGGGTCGGCGGAGACCCAGGGGGCCCCGGAGGAGGCCGTGCGGACCACGCCCTCCAGGCGGGAGATCACCGGGGTGCAGGCGCAGCCGGGCGAGGCCACCTCGGGCCCCCCGGGCATCCAGCCCGGCCAGGAGCCCCCCGTCACCATGATCTTCATGGGCTATCAGAACGTGGAGGACGAGGCCGAGACCCAGAAGGTGCTGGGCCTGCAGGACACCATCACCGCGGAGCTGGTGGTCATTGAGGACGCGGCCGAGCCCAAGGAGCCCGCCCCGCCCAACGGCAGCGCCGCCGAGCCCCCGGCCGCCGCGGCCCCCCGGGAAGAGAACCAGGTGGGGGCCGAGGCCCCCGCCAGCGAGCCCCAGGACCTCGACATGAAGAAACACCGCTGTAAATGCTGCTCCATCATGTGAGCCGCCCGGCCCCCCAGACCCCGGCCCCGCCCTCCGTGCCAGACACCCACCGCCCAGCCCCCCCGGCgcctgcccaccctccacccaccGCCACGGGCCCCAGGACACGCCGTGTCGTCACACGTTCCTTCTGAGTTTTCTCTCACTGGAAAGAGAGGGACGGGGAGGTcccgcccgccccccgcccagGCACCGCCCCCGACACGCCCTAACCACTGAGCCGCACGTCCGCACCTGGCCGCAGAGACACACACGGCAGACCCACCCGTCCCCGAGACGAGACCCCCGTGTCGCAGCAGCTCCACAGACGCGGCTCCCGCCCACGGCGTCCCGGCTGGCGTGACCCGGGGCCTCGGGGCGGCTCCGGGCCAGCCCGCCACCCTCTGGGCCTCCTGCCTGTGCCTTCCTGCCACCTCCCATGAGGTCCCCGAGGGGACATCTCACCAGAGGGAGCCGCGGGGGCCTGCTCAGTCCCCACCCAGCCCCGGGAAGCGGGTCCCTCGAGGGTCCCCACCTGAGGCGCCGGCGTCCGGGTCTCGGCCGGCAGGGGTGAGGCCATACCTCTTGGGGGCCCAGGCTCGAGGTCTCGGCTGGAGCACACGCCCCTCCCCGCGTGCCCTCTCTGGGCGCAGCCGGTGGACGGTGGAGCCTGGGGAAGGGGGCGCCCTGGGGACAGGCCCCCCGCCGGGTAGGGACCTGTGACCCCTGCGCTGCCGTCTGGTCGGGGCGGGCGGGGGTCTCGGAGCTGCCCCTGCGCGAGGCAGGGACGCGTGAGCCGCTTCTCATGCCGACCGCCCACCCCCACTgggccctccttcctcctggtgctAATTCGGGGACCCCGAGGGCCTGCCCCCCGGCCCCGTCTCCAGCCCGCTTGGTCCAGGGTCCCGGGTCCCCCCGACTACACCCCGGCGATCGGGCCCAGTGCCGGCTCCGCTGGGTGTGGCGCGTCCAGGCAGCGGAGGGGGACCCCCCACGGCCGCCCAGCCCGATGTGAGCCTGCCCCCCTCTCACCGGGAGGGGCGAGGGGTGACCGGTGCCCGTCCTGGGGGCGGCCGACACCCGGCTGTGCACGCACGTCTCCGGGGTGCAGCCACCCTTGTCCCCGGAGGCGCATTCGTGCACGCGCTCACAGCCCCTCTCGCGGGTGGGCTGAGGATGACCAGGCCGCCCCCTCGGCAGGGCGGGTGCAGGGGCCGCCTCGACCGCGGCCCGGGTCCCGTCTCAGCTCCGCCCCTCGGTGGCCGGGAGGAGAGGCCCTCGTGAGACGCCCCTGGGCCGTGGCCGTGGCCCCCCCTCCGCCCTCCTCGAGTCCACCTGCGTCCTCGAGCCGTGAGCCTCCGCCGCCCCCTCTGCTTTCGATGTGTGACGAGGCCCCGATGTTCTTGACTTTCCCGGAGAAGCAAATAAAACAGTGTGAGCAGCCGCGGGTCCTGGAGTTCTTGGGTTTCACGGGGCGGGGAGGGCGCggccggccgggggcggggccccaCCTTCACCATAAAGGGAGGCCGGGCCGGGCCCCGGGGAGCTGGCCTCTCCCGCCTGCCGCCGCGCACCCCTCGGGCTCACCCGGTGCCGTGGGTGGGGGCGTCAGTGGAGTCCGTCCCGCATCTGCGTCCCAGCAGGTAAGGCCCCGGGTGAGGAGGCGGCACCCGGGGGGGACTCGCTCCCCGGGGACGGAAGGGGCCCCGCAGACACCCCCAGCTCCGCGGAGAAGCGGGTTCGCGGGAAGCGGGTGGAGGCACAGGGGAGGCGGCGTTTACCGGGGTTCCCACCCGGCTTCGACCCCACTGTGTGATCCTGGAGAAGtcctgcccctctgggcctcggtttccccatctgggCTTCATGAGCCAGGACAGTCGGGGCCTCATCCCCGCGGTGCCCCCAGCACCCTGGGTGACCCAGTCTCTGCCCtttcggggcctcagtttccccgcaTGAGCGGTGGGCTGGTGAGTACGGTGGCGTGCGTGAGATGGGGCTCGCGTTCggatcccagccccacccctgacACTCGGCCCTCAGGCAGGACCGGGAGCttcccgtgcctcagtttccacacctgcATAACGGGGACAAAGGGAGCCATGGGGGTGACGGGAGGAGATGGCGGGGCTGTGCGCTCTGGGTTTTCACAGACCCACGCACGGCACGCGCTCAGCTGTAACTCCGGGCTGGGCCCTTTGTCCGGATCCGTCCGTGAGTCCCCTCCTCTCGGCAGCCCTGCCGGGTCCGGGCTGGGGGCCCGTTTGATGGAAgaagagactgaggttcagaggggcCCCATGTTCAGCCAAGGGGCAGGTCAGGACAGAGCCGCAGCCGTGGGATGGAGGCCCCATCCGCCGTGTCCCCTCCCCGTGGACTGACTGCCGGGCCCTGCGGCCCTGGGGGGTCCCTGCTCCTCAACCGAGAATCTGCCCATTTCGAGCCTCGGGGGGGCCGTGTCCATCCCGCCAGTGTTTTCTGGTGCTTTCCGTGTCCTCGTTCGGTCCTTTATGTCCCTGAAGTGGCCTGGGGACTTCCAGCCGTGCGGTGgctccacttcccagaggaggaaacCGGGGTTCAGAGGTCAaatgggattcgaacccaggcccGGCTGAACCCCCAGAGGCGGGCGAGCCAGGCTTGTCCCAGAAAGGGGCTCCCTGGGGGGGGCGGCCCCAGAGGGTGGGCTGAGCCGGGTGGCCCGGTGGGGGGTTGGGACACAGACCTCCCACTGAGAAACAGATGGCGGGCTTGTGGCCTGCTGTGTGCCCCTGGGTGGGCGGTGTCCCTCTCTGAGCGGTGCCAAGAGGTGGCAGGAGAGCCAGACCGGGCCGCTGCAGGGAGGTTTCGGGGTGAGTTCCGGCTGCTCCACAGCGCCCGCCCCGCCCTGCCCGGTGtcgtctttctctctcctcccctggacTTTGTTTCCCGAGGCcgggaggggcccaggaggaggaggagggggcgcaCCTGCTCCCGGGGCGGGCCGTCCCCTGGCAACCGCGGGCAGGGCGGCGCCAGGAGGCCTGGGTGCCCGTCTGCGGAGCGGAGCCGAGTCAGGAGGCTGCTGGGCCCGGGAGCCGCGGGTGAGGCTGCGG
The Equus caballus isolate H_3958 breed thoroughbred chromosome 7, TB-T2T, whole genome shotgun sequence genome window above contains:
- the PALM gene encoding paralemmin-1 isoform X2, which produces MLPGPWEVQRSRVLVAETTSQQERLQAIAEKRRRQAEMENQRRQLEDARRQLQHLKSKALRERWLLEGAPCSASDGDEDLRRQMEADEQRARLLEEAIGRLEKEIEALENADTAPATAREPAAAPSPAQEEEKAEVVVNSQQSPVGTPKEKRVSTPARTAAGATMMKAAMYSVQITVEKDKVTGETRVLSSTTSLPREPLPQGIKVYEDETKVVHAVDGTAMNGIHPLSSSEVDELIHKADEVTLSEAGSAAGSAETQGAPEEAVRTTPSRREITGVQAQPGEATSGPPGIQPGQEPPVTMIFMGYQNVEDEAETQKVLGLQDTITAELVVIEDAAEPKEPAPPNGSAAEPPAAAAPREENQVGAEAPASEPQDLDMKKHRCKCCSIM
- the PALM gene encoding paralemmin-1 isoform X10, producing MEVLVAETTSQQERLQAIAEKRRRQAEMENQRRQLEDARRQLQHLKSKALRERWLLEGAPCSASDGDEDLRRQMEADEQRARLLEEAIGRLEKEIEALENADTAPATAREPAAAPSPAQEEEKAEVVVNSQQSPVGTPKEKRVSTPARTAAGATMMKAAMYSVQITVEKDKVTGETRVLSSTTSLPREPLPQGIKVYEDETKVVHAVDGTAMNGIHPLSSSEVDELIHKADEVTLSEAGSAAGSAETQGAPEEAVRTTPSRREITGVQAQPGEATSGPPGIQPGQEPPVTMIFMGYQNVEDEAETQKVLGLQDTITAELVVIEDAAEPKEPAPPNGSAAEPPAAAAPREENQVGAEAPASEPQDLDMKKHRCKCCSIM
- the PALM gene encoding paralemmin-1 isoform X4; amino-acid sequence: MENQRRQLEDARRQLQHLKSKALRERWLLEGAPCSASDGDEDLRRQMEADEQRARLLEEAIGRLEKEIEALENADTAPATAREPAAAPSPAQEEEKAEVVVNSQQSPVGTPKEKRVSTPARTAAGATMMKAAMYSVQITVEKDKVTGETRVLSSTTSLPREPLPQGIKVYEDETKVVHAVDGTAMNGIHPLSSSEVDELIHKADEVTLSEAGSAAGSAETQGAPEEAVRTTPSRREITGVQAQPGEATSGPPGIQPGQEPPVTMIFMGYQNVEDEAETQKVLGLQDTITAELVVIEDAAEPKEPAPPNGSAAEPPAAAAPREENQVGAEAPASEPQDLDMKKHRCKCCSIM
- the PALM gene encoding paralemmin-1 isoform X1, translating into MGPQMEQPRVGGPGTGGVGGGVRVGVLVAETTSQQERLQAIAEKRRRQAEMENQRRQLEDARRQLQHLKSKALRERWLLEGAPCSASDGDEDLRRQMEADEQRARLLEEAIGRLEKEIEALENADTAPATAREPAAAPSPAQEEEKAEVVVNSQQSPVGTPKEKRVSTPARTAAGATMMKAAMYSVQITVEKDKVTGETRVLSSTTSLPREPLPQGIKVYEDETKVVHAVDGTAMNGIHPLSSSEVDELIHKADEVTLSEAGSAAGSAETQGAPEEAVRTTPSRREITGVQAQPGEATSGPPGIQPGQEPPVTMIFMGYQNVEDEAETQKVLGLQDTITAELVVIEDAAEPKEPAPPNGSAAEPPAAAAPREENQVGAEAPASEPQDLDMKKHRCKCCSIM
- the PALM gene encoding paralemmin-1 isoform X9; the protein is MEVLVAETTSQQERLQAIAEKRRRQAEMENQRRQLEDARRQLQHLKSKALRERWLLEGAPCSASDGDEDLRRQMEADEQRARLLEEAIGRLEKEIEALENADTAPATAREPAAAPSPAQEEEKAEVVVNSQQSPVGTPKEKRVSTPARTAAGATMMKADHGGEGQGDRGDPGAVQHHLAPPGAAPPGHQGVRGRDQSGPRRGRHCHERDPPAELLRGGRTHPQGGRGHAERGGVCGRVGGDPGGPGGGRADHALQAGDHRGAGAAGRGHLGPPGHPARPGAPRHHDLHGLSERGGRGRDPEGAGPAGHHHRGAGGH
- the PALM gene encoding paralemmin-1 isoform X7; translated protein: MEVLVAETTSQQERLQAIAEKRRRQAEMENQRRQLEDARRQLQHLKSKALRERWLLEGAPCSASDGDEDLRRQMEADEQRARLLEEAIGRLEKEIEALENADTAPATAREPAAAPSPAQEEEKAEVVVNSQQSPVGTPKEKRVSTPARTAAGATMMKAVVHAVDGTAMNGIHPLSSSEVDELIHKADEVTLSEAGSAAGSAETQGAPEEAVRTTPSRREITGVQAQPGEATSGPPGIQPGQEPPVTMIFMGYQNVEDEAETQKVLGLQDTITAELVVIEDAAEPKEPAPPNGSAAEPPAAAAPREENQVGAEAPASEPQDLDMKKHRCKCCSIM
- the PALM gene encoding paralemmin-1 isoform X5, with product MLPGPWEVQRSRVLVAETTSQQERLQAIAEKRRRQAEMENQRRQLEDARRQLQHLKSKALRERWLLEGAPCSASDGDEDLRRQMEADEQRARLLEEAIGRLEKEIEALENADTAPATAREPAAAPSPAQEEEKAEVVVNSQQSPVGTPKEKRVSTPARTAAGATMMKAVVHAVDGTAMNGIHPLSSSEVDELIHKADEVTLSEAGSAAGSAETQGAPEEAVRTTPSRREITGVQAQPGEATSGPPGIQPGQEPPVTMIFMGYQNVEDEAETQKVLGLQDTITAELVVIEDAAEPKEPAPPNGSAAEPPAAAAPREENQVGAEAPASEPQDLDMKKHRCKCCSIM